A stretch of the Macaca mulatta isolate MMU2019108-1 chromosome 16, T2T-MMU8v2.0, whole genome shotgun sequence genome encodes the following:
- the ORMDL3 gene encoding ORM1-like protein 3 isoform X2, which translates to MNVGTAHSEVNPNTRVMNSRGIWLSYVLAIGLLHVVLLSIPFVSVPVVWTLTNLIHNMGMYIFLHTVKGTPFETPDQGKARLLTHWEQMDYGVQFTASRKFLTITPIVLYFLTSFYTKYDQIHFVLNTVSLMSVLIPKLPQLHGVRIFGINKY; encoded by the exons ATGAATGTGGGCACAGCGCACAGCGAGGTGAACCCCAACACGCGGGTGATGAACAGCCGTGGCATCTGGCTCTCCTACGTGCTGGCCATCGGGCTCCTCCACGTTGTGCTGCTGAGCATCCCCTTCGTGAGTGTGCCTGTCGTCTGGACCCTCACCAACCTCATCCACAACATG GGCATGTATATCTTCCTGCACACGGTGAAGGGGACACCCTTTGAGACCCCGGACCAGGGCAAGGCGAGGCTGCTAACCCACTGGGAGCAGATGGACTATGGGGTCCAGTTCACGGCCTCTCGGAAGTTCTTGACCATCACACCCATCGTGTT GTACTTCCTCACCAGCTTCTACACTAAGTACGACCAGATCCACTTCGTCCTCAACACTGTGTCTCTGATGAGCGTGCTCATCCCCAAGCTGCCCCAGCTCCACGGAGTCCGGATTTTTGGAATCAATAAGTACTGA
- the LRRC3C gene encoding leucine-rich repeat-containing protein 3C isoform X1, producing the protein MRVTSSSFASYSTPGLCQFMAMLPTAGHLLSLLLMIGTGGTVPSPLVPPRGCYVAKEAGEQTFRCSQAGLRTVPSGIPNNTRKLYLDANQLASVPAGAFQNLPVLEELDLSHNALAHLSGAAFQGLEGTLRHLDLSANQLASVPVEAFVGLQIQVNLSANPWHCDCALQEVLQQVRLAPGTGTGIVCGPGARPDLVGQEFLLLAGEEELCGAGRGGARRSTDVALLVTMGGWLTLVVAYLVRYVWQNRDETRRSLKRAPVLPVRSEDSSILSTVV; encoded by the exons ATGCGTGTGACCTCATCTTCCTTTGC ATCCTACTCCACTCCAGGACTATGCCAATTTATGGCCATGCTCCCAACAGCAGGTCACCTCCTGTCCCTCCTGCTGATGATAGGCACAGGGggtactgtgcccagccccctggTGCCTCCCCGGGGCTGCTATGTGGCAAAGGAAGCAGGTGAACAGACATTCCGCTGCAGCCAGGCAGGTCTGAGGACTGTGCCCTCTGGCATCCCCAACAACACCCGCAAGCTCTACCTCGATGCCAACCAGCTGGCATCTGTGCCTGCTGGTGCCTTCCAGAACCTGCCTGTCCTGGAGGAGCTGGATCTGTCCCATAATGCCCTTGCCCACCTCTCAGGGGCGGCTTTCCAGGGCCTGGAGGGCACGCTGCGCCACCTCGACCTCTCTGCCAACCAGCTGGCCTCGGTGCCCGTGGAGGCCTTTGTGGGACTACAGATCCAAGTGAACCTATCCGCCAACCCATGGCACTGCGACTGCGCCCTCCAGGAAGTGCTCCAGCAGGTGAGGCTGGCGCCAGGCACTGGGACAGGCATCGTGTGTGGCCCAGGAGCCCGACCGGACCTCGTGGGGCAGGAGTTCCTGCTGCTGGCAGGGGAGGAAGAGCTGTGTGGggcagggcggggcggggcccGGAGGAGCACCGATGTGGCCCTGCTGGTCACCATGGGGGGCTGGCTGACACTTGTGGTGGCTTATCTGGTGCGTTATGTGTGGCAGAACCGAGATGAGACCCGGCGCTCCCTCAAGCGGGCCCCAGTGCTGCCCGTGCGTTCTGAGGATTCCTCCATCCTCAGCACAGTGGTCTGA
- the ORMDL3 gene encoding ORM1-like protein 3 isoform X1: MERGSRMNVGTAHSEVNPNTRVMNSRGIWLSYVLAIGLLHVVLLSIPFVSVPVVWTLTNLIHNMGMYIFLHTVKGTPFETPDQGKARLLTHWEQMDYGVQFTASRKFLTITPIVLYFLTSFYTKYDQIHFVLNTVSLMSVLIPKLPQLHGVRIFGINKY, from the exons A TGGAGAGGGGCAGCAGGATGAATGTGGGCACAGCGCACAGCGAGGTGAACCCCAACACGCGGGTGATGAACAGCCGTGGCATCTGGCTCTCCTACGTGCTGGCCATCGGGCTCCTCCACGTTGTGCTGCTGAGCATCCCCTTCGTGAGTGTGCCTGTCGTCTGGACCCTCACCAACCTCATCCACAACATG GGCATGTATATCTTCCTGCACACGGTGAAGGGGACACCCTTTGAGACCCCGGACCAGGGCAAGGCGAGGCTGCTAACCCACTGGGAGCAGATGGACTATGGGGTCCAGTTCACGGCCTCTCGGAAGTTCTTGACCATCACACCCATCGTGTT GTACTTCCTCACCAGCTTCTACACTAAGTACGACCAGATCCACTTCGTCCTCAACACTGTGTCTCTGATGAGCGTGCTCATCCCCAAGCTGCCCCAGCTCCACGGAGTCCGGATTTTTGGAATCAATAAGTACTGA
- the LRRC3C gene encoding leucine-rich repeat-containing protein 3C isoform X2 — translation MAMLPTAGHLLSLLLMIGTGGTVPSPLVPPRGCYVAKEAGEQTFRCSQAGLRTVPSGIPNNTRKLYLDANQLASVPAGAFQNLPVLEELDLSHNALAHLSGAAFQGLEGTLRHLDLSANQLASVPVEAFVGLQIQVNLSANPWHCDCALQEVLQQVRLAPGTGTGIVCGPGARPDLVGQEFLLLAGEEELCGAGRGGARRSTDVALLVTMGGWLTLVVAYLVRYVWQNRDETRRSLKRAPVLPVRSEDSSILSTVV, via the coding sequence ATGGCCATGCTCCCAACAGCAGGTCACCTCCTGTCCCTCCTGCTGATGATAGGCACAGGGggtactgtgcccagccccctggTGCCTCCCCGGGGCTGCTATGTGGCAAAGGAAGCAGGTGAACAGACATTCCGCTGCAGCCAGGCAGGTCTGAGGACTGTGCCCTCTGGCATCCCCAACAACACCCGCAAGCTCTACCTCGATGCCAACCAGCTGGCATCTGTGCCTGCTGGTGCCTTCCAGAACCTGCCTGTCCTGGAGGAGCTGGATCTGTCCCATAATGCCCTTGCCCACCTCTCAGGGGCGGCTTTCCAGGGCCTGGAGGGCACGCTGCGCCACCTCGACCTCTCTGCCAACCAGCTGGCCTCGGTGCCCGTGGAGGCCTTTGTGGGACTACAGATCCAAGTGAACCTATCCGCCAACCCATGGCACTGCGACTGCGCCCTCCAGGAAGTGCTCCAGCAGGTGAGGCTGGCGCCAGGCACTGGGACAGGCATCGTGTGTGGCCCAGGAGCCCGACCGGACCTCGTGGGGCAGGAGTTCCTGCTGCTGGCAGGGGAGGAAGAGCTGTGTGGggcagggcggggcggggcccGGAGGAGCACCGATGTGGCCCTGCTGGTCACCATGGGGGGCTGGCTGACACTTGTGGTGGCTTATCTGGTGCGTTATGTGTGGCAGAACCGAGATGAGACCCGGCGCTCCCTCAAGCGGGCCCCAGTGCTGCCCGTGCGTTCTGAGGATTCCTCCATCCTCAGCACAGTGGTCTGA